CGGGTAAAACCGGGTAGGTCGAGGCTATCGAGCAGGTAAGCGGCATGCTCCCCGTCCTTTTTAAAGCCTATGCTCATGCCGATTTCATGTAGCTTCGCAGCCGCATCAAGCATCACGGGAGCGACAGGCTCTGCAATCCAGTCTGCACCGCATTGTTGCAGCAGGCTTTGCGCTGTCTTCGCGACGTTGTCTGCGTGGATGTCGTCCAACTGGTAGCGGGACTGTATGCTGTGAATGGTACGCTTGCGGATGTCCTGCTCGGACATTGTATCCATCATGCCATACACCAAACCTTCACGCAGCGCGCCGCCGGCCAGCGTCATTGACTCGATACCTAAATCCTCAAATATCGCAATGAGGATAGAGAGGCCGCTTGGAAACACCAAAGCTCGCTCTAACGTCAGGCCGTCGATATCGAGTTCTTCTACCTGTCCAAAGCCAATTGCCTGTTTGCGAAGGCGCTGGAGTTTCGCCAGGGTGATGGTTTCATCCATACCTTGCGCAACCATGATCTCCTGCAAGGCCTGTACGGTGCCGCTGGCACCCACACAGACATCCCAACCGAGTTCGCAATAGCGTTTGACGATAGGGGAAAGCACCGCTTTTGCGCCTTCAATGGCGGAGTCGAAACTCTTTTCGGTGAGTGAGCGATCTTTAAAGTGCTTTTCCAGCCAGGTCACGCAGCCCATATCCAGACTGGTCAATGCCGCAGCATCAAAGCCTTCGCCGATAATCACTTCGGTACTGGCGCCACCGATATCGACCACCAGACGTTTACCTTTACCGCCTGAGGTGTGTGCTACGCCCTGATAGATGGTGCAGGCTTCTTCTTCTCCGGTGATCACATTGATGGAGTGGCCAAGAATTTGGTTGGCACGTTTGATAAACACATCAGCGTTTTTGGCGCTGCGAAGGGCGGCGGTAGCGACGATGCGGATGTTGTCTGAAGGAATGTCCTGAAGGCGCTCAGCGAACAATGAAAGGCAATCCCAGCCGCGCTGCATGGCTTCGTCACTGAGATTCAAATTGCTGTCGAGGCCGGAGGCCAGGCGTACTTTACGTTTGATTTTTGCCAACGTTTGTACGCTGCCCTGAACTTCACGAACAACCAGCATGTGAAAGCTGTTTGAACCGAGGTCAATGGCAGCATACAGGGGCGAACGCGCGTTTTCCATGCTCTGTGGTTACCCCTGATAGATTTACGCTTTGTTTGTCGACGGGCGACGACGGCCGCGGCCACGTGATTGTGAGCCGGATTTGCCGGAGGTGTTACGGCGACTGTTTACCTGACGTGGGCGATGAACCTTGATAGGTGCAGGCAGGTCAGTCAGCAGGGCTTCTTCATTGTATTCAGATACCGGAATGGCGTGATCGATGTATTCTTCGATCGCCGGCAGGTTCACAGCATATTCTTCACACGCGAAGCTGATAGACGCACCGCTTGCACCAGCACGACCTGTACGGCCGATACGGTGAACGTAATCTTCACAGTCATCTGGCAGGTCGTAGTTGAATACGTGGGTCACCTGAGGGATGTGCAGACCACGGGCAGCAACATCGGTTGCAACCAGAATGTCTACATTGCCTTTAGTGAACTCTTCCAGAATCTTAACGCGTTTCTTCTGAGGAACATCGCCAGTCAGTAGGCCTGCACGCAGGGCGTCGGCTGCCAGGTGACCCCAGATGTCTTCACAGC
The nucleotide sequence above comes from Grimontia kaedaensis. Encoded proteins:
- the gppA gene encoding guanosine-5'-triphosphate,3'-diphosphate diphosphatase, which encodes MENARSPLYAAIDLGSNSFHMLVVREVQGSVQTLAKIKRKVRLASGLDSNLNLSDEAMQRGWDCLSLFAERLQDIPSDNIRIVATAALRSAKNADVFIKRANQILGHSINVITGEEEACTIYQGVAHTSGGKGKRLVVDIGGASTEVIIGEGFDAAALTSLDMGCVTWLEKHFKDRSLTEKSFDSAIEGAKAVLSPIVKRYCELGWDVCVGASGTVQALQEIMVAQGMDETITLAKLQRLRKQAIGFGQVEELDIDGLTLERALVFPSGLSILIAIFEDLGIESMTLAGGALREGLVYGMMDTMSEQDIRKRTIHSIQSRYQLDDIHADNVAKTAQSLLQQCGADWIAEPVAPVMLDAAAKLHEIGMSIGFKKDGEHAAYLLDSLDLPGFTRAQKKLLAEMLRHYREQLIPIAPQSAISPNSANRLLRLLRIAVLLCHRRDSKAIPAVTLKANGDSLELTMPDNWLNANVLMATELTLEAERQSDNHWPLNIA